A segment of the Flavobacterium azooxidireducens genome:
GTATTAAATCGGTATATTGGTTAAGCGATTTTAATAAGATTTTGAAAGAGGTGATGGCCTATTCTGATACGATGTACATCAACACCAATGAACATTATCGTGCTTCGATTGAAACGGAAACCCGTGAGGCTCGTTTTACAAAATGGTGGAAAGAAAATTATCCGGCTCATAAAGTGGAAAAAAGCAATCCGATTTTGCAGCGTTTGCGTTCGGTGAAAGAAAGTGAAGAAATTGATTTATTGCAAAAAGCGTGTGATTTAACTGAAAAAGGTTTCCGCAGAGTGCTATCTTTTGTGAAGCCGAATGTGATGGAATATGAAATTGAAGCGGAATTTGCTCACGAATTCATCCGAAATCGTTCGAAAGGATTTGCCTATACGCCGATTATTGCTTCTGGAAATAATGCGAATGTTTTACATTATATTGAAAACAACCAACAATGCAAAGCCGGCGATTTGATTTTGTTGGATGTTGGTGCAGAATACGCTAACTATTCGAGTGATATGACGAGAACGATTCCGGTTTCAGGGAAATTTAACGACCGCCAAAAAGCCGTTTACAATGCGGTTTTGAATGTAAAAAATGAAGCTACGAAATTATTAATTCCCGGAACTTTATGGAAAGAATATCATGTGGAAGTGGGTAAAATAATGACTTCAGAATTATTGAATTTAGGACTTTTAGACAAAGTCGATGTGCAAAATGAAAATCCGGAATGGCCGGCTTATAAAAAATATTTTATGCACGGCACCTCGCATCATTTGGGATTGGACACGCACGATTACGGATTGTTGCACGAACCAATGCAAGCCAATATGGTTTTTACGGTTGAACCCGGTATTTATATCCCAAAAGAAGGTTTTGGTATTCGTTTGGAAGATGATGTGGTAATACAAAAAAGTGGTGAACCGTTTAATTTGATGCGAAATATTCCGATTGAGATTGAAGAAATTGAATCTTTGATGAATTCTTAATTTGGTTTAAGAGTTTAAAGGTTTATATGTTTAAAAGGCGACTTGCAGGAATGTGGGTCGTTTTTTTGTCCGCAAAGTTGTCATTCCGACGAAGGAGGAATCTCACAATATGACTAACTTGATGTGATTTCTCCTTCGTCGAAATGACACAAAATCTATTACAATTAATATATTCATATCAAAATTCCTTTTCTCAAAAATAGGATTTTTATTCTGTAATAATTTACTTTTCTTTGATTAAGCCAATTTTTTTTGATAAGAACTATTGCTCTTAAAGCGGAAAATAAAATTTACCTTTTTAAAGAAAAATGCCCACGATAAATGATTTCTTTGTCTGATATTCGGATTATTTTAAACCAATAATCACTTGAAGGAAGATTAATTCCATTGTGTTTTCCATCCCAACCGATACTATTTTTATCAAACGATTTAATGAATTTTCCGTATCTGTCGTAGATTTCTACTTGAAATAGCTCTTGAAATTCAGAAAACTTAACTCTCCATTGATCATTCAGTCCATCACCATTTGGGGTGAAAAACTTTGGATAATTAAGCAAATAAATTTTTTCTGCTATACCCACGCAGTTTGATTCATTTTTGATATAAATGTTGTATTCTCCGGCTAATACATTTTCAAAATAATTGCTATTTTGGTAAGTTATCCCATCTAAAGAATACCAGAAATTTTCATCGTTTGGTAAAACTGTAATGGTGTTATTACTATCAGTCCAATCTTCTGTGATGATATTTTCGATGGTTGGAGGTGTTGAAAATTGTATGACTAATTCCGTTATTTTAAAACAAGAATTTTGTTCAGAATATATTCTGATAAAAATAGTTTGATTCGTAACTTGATAGTTTTGATAATTGGTAATTAGGTTCAAATTTCCATTGGCATCCTCAAAAGAATTATGATAACTAAAATCAAAATCAGACGCTAATGCACCTGAAGGAAGGAAGAAATTGTTGTAATCAGAAAGATTGATAACTTCAAAAACACCCTCTTCGTCTTCTTTACAAAAGGTCAGTGTATATTGATTTAGGCTGGCTCCTAAAAGATCTGAAATAATGATTGGAATGCGTTCACTTTCACATTCATTAATGGTTTGGCTCACATAATAGGTGGTTTCTGGAATAATTGCTGTAGAAGAAGGAATTGAATCTCCATCGATCGAATCATAAAAGGTTATGTTTTGTCCTTCTATTGATAAATCCGATAACATTAAATCTTCAACATAACAAGGTTGCAAAGTATTAAAAACTGGAGGTGGCGGAACGAAAATGGTCATTATTACGGGCAATCTTTCAAAATTGGGACAATTTTCAACAATGTTTTCATAAAAATAGGTCTGTCCGTCAATTACTTCAAAATCATCACTTAAAGGCGTTGAAGACACCATCGAACTATACCATTTGACATTTAACGCTTTTGGTTTGATGTCTGCAATTACAGGATTTGGAGTTGTGCCGAAACAAAATTCGTAAGTGTCTTCAAACAGAGGGACAATATCACAGTTAGTGAGTTTTAAAACGTAAGCTCTTGTTTCATAATAAAACCATCCCGTATCTTCGATTTCAAATATATCTGTAGATAAAATATAATCATTAAACGGATGTGGGTCAAAATCGGTTTCTCGACTAAAATAACCTCCTAACAGTATATTGTCTTCTGTGTCGGTACTAACTGTATTAACATTTACACGATCTTCAATTGTATTTTCAAATAATAGTTTATAATCAATCAATTCTCCATTCAAGTTTGCTTTCAGCAATAATGCTGATGCATTTTCTACTTCTATAGTTGTGTCTTCATTCCTATAGAATAATTGATTATACTTTGACTTTATTGGCATAATCAATTCACCAAGATTGTTAAAGGTGAAATCCATTAGCCTTTGATCTCCGGGACCAAATAAAGGAGTGTTCCAAATATGATTTCCATTTGTGTCTGCTTTAAACAACACCGAATTATAACTTAAGTCATTACTAGGAGGTAAATCACTTATATTGGTATTATTAAATTGTATAGAGAAAGGTTCTGTATAATTTGCTGAGAAGAAAATAGTATCTGATTCATCTATTTTCATTTTAGTAACACTATAATCCAACAAATCTATAATCCAATTTTCATCTAGATTAGGAAGTAACTTTAATATGAACTCTGAAGTAATATATTCATCAGCCGGAACTTGCTCTAAAACTGTATTACCAAACATAAAATTGTTGCGATAAAAACCAGTACAATAGATATTATTTTGGCTATCTATCTCAATTTCTGACAAACCATTATAAGAGTTACTATTTTGATTATCAAATGTTTTCTCCCAGATAGTAGTTAAATTATTGTCTAATTTGGTAATATAACCCCATTCGACTATGTGATCGATAAATATATTATCGCTATATAAAATTGTGTATCCAACAGCAACTAAATCATTATTACTATCTAATTCAATATCGTAAATAAAAGTGTCTTCAAATAAAATAGTGTCTATATAATTACCATATTTATCTAATTTCAAAACAAACCCATAAATTTGATCTTTTGACAAGTCTTCATAGGTTGGTGACAATATATTTGGGAAAAATGGATTTGGAGGGTTTGGATCAAAATATAATGTTGAAACATGTGGTCGAGTAGATCCACTGATGAAAATATTTTCGTTCTCATCTAACTTTATTGAAGTAAAGAGGTAATGACCGCCTAGTTTCCAATTCTTAGCCCATAAAATATTTTTGCTTTCGTCTAATTTTACTAAGAAACCGGATGTTATAGATCCTGTGCTAAAAAAAATTTCTTCTTGACCATCTCCAAAATCAGAATGACCATTATGTCTCCCTATTGCATAAATATGATTACTACTATTCGTAACCAAATGTGTTACAGGCGAACCAGGAATAAGATCTTGGCCAACCACACCTTTCGTAGCATATACCCAATCAAACCCTTGTCCCAAAGATTTTAAGGGAAAGAGGAAAATAAAAAGCAATAACAGAAATGCTTTTGATTGTAAGTTATTAATATGTTTACAAAATGAAATCACAAGTAAATAGAATTGAAAATAATGAATTAACGAAAATACAAAAAAAAATCCTAAAAGACTTACTTTCTTGGCTTTAGAAAAGAGATGTAATCGGGCTGCACTGGGAAATTAAAAAATTAAAGAGTTGTGATATTCTGTTTTAATAAACTAATTTATTCATTTCAAATTGGATTTTCGCTCACTTATAATTTACTTTGCCAAACCAACCTGAAACTTGAAACTTGAAACCTAAAACAACCCTCTACAAAAACACCAAAATCAACTATACCGACACAGGAAAAGGAACGGCTGTGGTTTTACTTCACGGTTTTCTGGAAAATTTAGGAATGTGGAATGCGTTTATAGATGAATTTTCAAAGAAAAATCGCATCATTGCGATCGATTTATTGGGTCACGGCGATACAGAATGTTTAGGTTACGTCCACACCATGGAAGACCAAGCCGATATGGCACATGAAGTGTTGCATGAACTAAAAATCAGAAAAGCAGTTTTTATCGGGCATTCGATGGGTGGTTATGTGGCGTTGGCTTTCGCCGAATTGTATCCGGATAACGTGAAAGGATTGGTTTTGTTGAATTCGACTTCGCGTGCCGATAGTGAGGAACGCAAAACAAATCGAGATCGGGCAATTTTGGCTGTGAAACAAAATTATTCTTCTTTTATACGAATGTCGATTGCAAATTTATTTAGCGAAGATAATCGGGAACGCTTAGCCGATAAAATTGAAGAAGTTCGTAACGAAGCTTTAAAAACACCACTTCAAGGCATTGTTGCCGCATTAGAAGGCATGAAAATTCGCAACGACAGAGAGGTTTTGTTGCATTTTTCACCTTATCCAATTTTGTTAATTTTAGGTAAAAAAGATGGTGTGTTGAACTACAAAGACAGCATTGAACAAATTGAAAACACAAAAGTAGAATTGGTTTCTTTTCCGGATGGACACATGAGTCACATTGAAAATGAAGCGGAATTGAAAGCTGTTTTGCTTAGATTTATAAAGAAAATCTAATCCTTATAAAATTTTCTCCTCAAAAGGAAATTCAACATTTAAAATTTCATTTAACAACACAATTAATTCCGTTTTAAAATCATCTAAAACAGAATCATCTACTTGATTCACAATCACTTCTCGTCCTTCCTTAATTTGAAAAGGCATAAATCCGGCTTTTAAGTTTTTGAAGGAAATAATGCCGACTTCCAATTCCGTATTCGGGAAATCGGATTGAACCATGAAGGCATAACATAACAATTGAATGATTTTATCGTATTTGATGTCTTCCGTTAAACCGTTCCAATTAGAAATAGATAAACTGGCTTGTTCTACTTTTCCGGTTTTATAGTCGATGATGCGGAGTTTTCCGTTTCTAAGTTCAATTCTATCTACATTTCCTTTTATTTTGATGGGAAATGGGAGTCGTTCATCATTTAAAATTTGTTCGTAATTTTTTTCCAAAAACAAGACTTTCACAGCATCATTTTGTTCTAAAAGACGTTTTTCGAGTTGAAGAAAATTGAAGACATTCCGTTTCGCTACTTCAAAAGCCAATAGGTTTTTACCTTTCGTAATTTCACCTTCTTTATAAACCAATTTGAATTGCTTCAACACCTCATCATTTGCCAATTGAAGCATATTTTCAACATTCAAAACGCTTAAAAAAATATTCAAATGAGGTTTATACAATTCCTCCAAAGCACCGTGAATGATTGTTCCGAGTGTGTTCACGGCAATGTTTTCTTCCACCTCATCCACTTCAGAAATACGCAAAATTCGCTGAAAATAGAATTGCATCGGGTTGCGAATATACGTTGTAAGAGTTGATGGTGAAAACCCATTTTCTGCCATTTCTCTTAATCGTTGCATAACCAAATCAGACTTTTCAACCAACATGGTTTGATGAGCTTTTTCAGGCAAATAAGCATTATAAATTTGATGAGTAATGGTATGATTCGGTTGTTTTTCCACTTCCAACTGCGTGATAAATCGGCTTTTTTCGCCGGCATCAATTCCTTCCGATTCGGTGTTATAAAGCAAATAAATATTCTTGGCTCGTTGCAAAAGATGATAGAAATGATAGGTATAAATCGCATCTTTTTCTTTAAAAGTAGGCAAACCCAATTCTCTTTTCACATCTAACGGAATAAACGAATTTTGCGACTTTCCTGCGGGAAAAACACCTTCATTCATCGATGTTATGATCACTGTATCAAAATCGAGCACACGGCTTTCTAAAACTCCCATTATTTGAAGACCTTGCAAGGGTTCACCTTCAAAAGAAACTTCGGCTAAATCGATTATTTGTTTGTAAAGCGAAAACAAACCTTCAATGGAAGTAATATGATTGTATTGTTCGCAATAAGTTGCTAGTTTATTAATCACTTTAAAAACCGCATAAACAAAACTTTTGGTCATTTTATCTTTGGAACTTTCCAACGATAAAAAGTGCTTAATCTCAAGTAGTAAGGATGAGATTTTTTCTAAAACAACAACCGGATTATCATTCCATTTTTCAAATAAAAGTGTGAAAAAATCAGTTTTTGTTTCGTTAAATTCAAGTAATTTGGCGTGAGAGATAAAGGTGAAATTATTTTCATTCATCTTTTTAACTACCAATTTAGCCTTAGCAAAAGGTTCAACCAACGGATTTTGAAGAACTTCCAACACATCTTTATAGTAAAAGACATAACTGGATTGACTCCGTTTAAAAGCATTTTGGTGCATTTTAAACAATTTTGTAACCAACAATTGAGCGGGATTATTTTTGGCAGAATAACCCATGGTGATATTGAGATGAGAAACAGATTGCGGAAGTGAATGCAAAAGCGGAATCAACATATTTTCTTCACCTAGAACCACGGCTATATTTTCAAGTTTTTGTTCAGATGAAATGGTTTCAATTATTTCACCAACCAACTTTGCCTGACCAATGGTTTTGGGTGTTCCCATGATTTGAATTGTCTTGGGTTGCTTGAATTCATTGAATAGCCATTCGTATGGATTTGACTTGTAATGAGTCCATGACTTTTTGATTTTTCTGGCAAATAACCCT
Coding sequences within it:
- a CDS encoding aminopeptidase P family protein — translated: MKYHPIDRNLYIKNRAKFIAQMKPNSVAVFNSNDIYPVSADTTLPFAQHRDILYLSGVDQEESILLLFPDAPYAHLKEILFLRETNEHIAVWEGEKLTKDRAFEVSGIKSVYWLSDFNKILKEVMAYSDTMYINTNEHYRASIETETREARFTKWWKENYPAHKVEKSNPILQRLRSVKESEEIDLLQKACDLTEKGFRRVLSFVKPNVMEYEIEAEFAHEFIRNRSKGFAYTPIIASGNNANVLHYIENNQQCKAGDLILLDVGAEYANYSSDMTRTIPVSGKFNDRQKAVYNAVLNVKNEATKLLIPGTLWKEYHVEVGKIMTSELLNLGLLDKVDVQNENPEWPAYKKYFMHGTSHHLGLDTHDYGLLHEPMQANMVFTVEPGIYIPKEGFGIRLEDDVVIQKSGEPFNLMRNIPIEIEEIESLMNS
- a CDS encoding T9SS type B sorting domain-containing protein, whose translation is MGQGFDWVYATKGVVGQDLIPGSPVTHLVTNSSNHIYAIGRHNGHSDFGDGQEEIFFSTGSITSGFLVKLDESKNILWAKNWKLGGHYLFTSIKLDENENIFISGSTRPHVSTLYFDPNPPNPFFPNILSPTYEDLSKDQIYGFVLKLDKYGNYIDTILFEDTFIYDIELDSNNDLVAVGYTILYSDNIFIDHIVEWGYITKLDNNLTTIWEKTFDNQNSNSYNGLSEIEIDSQNNIYCTGFYRNNFMFGNTVLEQVPADEYITSEFILKLLPNLDENWIIDLLDYSVTKMKIDESDTIFFSANYTEPFSIQFNNTNISDLPPSNDLSYNSVLFKADTNGNHIWNTPLFGPGDQRLMDFTFNNLGELIMPIKSKYNQLFYRNEDTTIEVENASALLLKANLNGELIDYKLLFENTIEDRVNVNTVSTDTEDNILLGGYFSRETDFDPHPFNDYILSTDIFEIEDTGWFYYETRAYVLKLTNCDIVPLFEDTYEFCFGTTPNPVIADIKPKALNVKWYSSMVSSTPLSDDFEVIDGQTYFYENIVENCPNFERLPVIMTIFVPPPPVFNTLQPCYVEDLMLSDLSIEGQNITFYDSIDGDSIPSSTAIIPETTYYVSQTINECESERIPIIISDLLGASLNQYTLTFCKEDEEGVFEVINLSDYNNFFLPSGALASDFDFSYHNSFEDANGNLNLITNYQNYQVTNQTIFIRIYSEQNSCFKITELVIQFSTPPTIENIITEDWTDSNNTITVLPNDENFWYSLDGITYQNSNYFENVLAGEYNIYIKNESNCVGIAEKIYLLNYPKFFTPNGDGLNDQWRVKFSEFQELFQVEIYDRYGKFIKSFDKNSIGWDGKHNGINLPSSDYWFKIIRISDKEIIYRGHFSLKR
- a CDS encoding alpha/beta fold hydrolase: MKPKTTLYKNTKINYTDTGKGTAVVLLHGFLENLGMWNAFIDEFSKKNRIIAIDLLGHGDTECLGYVHTMEDQADMAHEVLHELKIRKAVFIGHSMGGYVALAFAELYPDNVKGLVLLNSTSRADSEERKTNRDRAILAVKQNYSSFIRMSIANLFSEDNRERLADKIEEVRNEALKTPLQGIVAALEGMKIRNDREVLLHFSPYPILLILGKKDGVLNYKDSIEQIENTKVELVSFPDGHMSHIENEAELKAVLLRFIKKI
- a CDS encoding PD-(D/E)XK nuclease family protein, yielding MKPISFLSLLAKHIVANYSAIIEELVVVLPNKRAKVFLLEELKNEIQQNSFAPKIISIEDFIQDIAGIRSVDSVELLFEFYNVYISLTEKEQQPFEQFSNWGKTLLQDFNEIDRYLLEPNHVFSYLKDIEAIKRWNLEPQDKTKLIENYLLFWENMPLYYDAFYKHLLSKGIGYQGLIYREAVENLNHFSNSIQHKIIFAGFNALNQAEEKIFQHLLSVEKADVLWDVEETFLNDPYHDAGLFARKIKKSWTHYKSNPYEWLFNEFKQPKTIQIMGTPKTIGQAKLVGEIIETISSEQKLENIAVVLGEENMLIPLLHSLPQSVSHLNITMGYSAKNNPAQLLVTKLFKMHQNAFKRSQSSYVFYYKDVLEVLQNPLVEPFAKAKLVVKKMNENNFTFISHAKLLEFNETKTDFFTLLFEKWNDNPVVVLEKISSLLLEIKHFLSLESSKDKMTKSFVYAVFKVINKLATYCEQYNHITSIEGLFSLYKQIIDLAEVSFEGEPLQGLQIMGVLESRVLDFDTVIITSMNEGVFPAGKSQNSFIPLDVKRELGLPTFKEKDAIYTYHFYHLLQRAKNIYLLYNTESEGIDAGEKSRFITQLEVEKQPNHTITHQIYNAYLPEKAHQTMLVEKSDLVMQRLREMAENGFSPSTLTTYIRNPMQFYFQRILRISEVDEVEENIAVNTLGTIIHGALEELYKPHLNIFLSVLNVENMLQLANDEVLKQFKLVYKEGEITKGKNLLAFEVAKRNVFNFLQLEKRLLEQNDAVKVLFLEKNYEQILNDERLPFPIKIKGNVDRIELRNGKLRIIDYKTGKVEQASLSISNWNGLTEDIKYDKIIQLLCYAFMVQSDFPNTELEVGIISFKNLKAGFMPFQIKEGREVIVNQVDDSVLDDFKTELIVLLNEILNVEFPFEEKIL